From a single Centropristis striata isolate RG_2023a ecotype Rhode Island chromosome 14, C.striata_1.0, whole genome shotgun sequence genomic region:
- the rab42a gene encoding ras-related protein Rab-42a — MDILWQYQFRIILLGDSTVGKSSLLKRFTDGIYSDVADPTVGVDFYARSLDIEPGVKIKLQLWDTAGQERFRSITTSYYRNSVGGLLVFDLTNRKTFDHVREWHKEVSEHILPHHMVYILIGHKSDLNKDRKVSRDEAEQLAADLGIRYVETSAKWNSNVDRAFELLTKDIYELMKMGEIVTRDGWDGVKSGLTAKVLYPTDEEEELATAVAEKGCHC, encoded by the exons ATGGATATTTTGTGGCAATACCAGTTCAGGATAATTTTACTCGGGGATTCGACAGTGGGCAAGTCGTCGTTGCTGAAACGCTTCACGGACGGAATCTACAGTGATGTAGCGGATCCGACGGTCGGCGTGGATTTCTATGCCCGCTCGCTTGATATCGAGCCCGGGGTGAAGATCAAGCTGCAGCTCTGGGACACGGCTGGACAGGAGCGATTCAG GTCCATCACAACATCATACTACCGTAACTCCGTAGGTGGACTACTTGTCTTTGATCTCACCAATCGCAAGACCTTTGACCATGTGAGGGAGTGGCACAAGGAGGTGAGTGAGCACATCCTGCCCCACCACATGGTCTACATCCTCATCGGCCACAAGAGCGACCTCAACAAGGACCGCAAGGTGAGCCGCGACGAGGCCGAGCAGCTGGCGGCCGACCTGGGCATCCGCTACGTGGAGACGTCGGCCAAGTGGAACAGCAACGTGGACCGGGCCTTCGAGCTGCTGACCAAGGACATCTACGAGCTGATGAAGATGGGGGAGATCGTCACCCGCGACGGCTGGGACGGCGTGAAGAGCGGCCTCACCGCCAAGGTCCTCTACCCGACCGACGAAGAAGAGGAACTAGCTACCGCGGTGGCTGAAAAGGGCTGCCACTGCTGA